A single window of Jaculus jaculus isolate mJacJac1 chromosome 14, mJacJac1.mat.Y.cur, whole genome shotgun sequence DNA harbors:
- the Ppm1n gene encoding probable protein phosphatase 1N, which yields MAALVRQLQRLLRGPCTEEADREPGGSEEGERAVPADGGPGPRRLLAAPRCFQRPHGGASSSRGLRFGASSAQGWRARMEDAHCTCPSLAGSPPGLGDWAFFAVFDGHGGARAARFGARHLPGLVLEELGPEPREPEGVRDALRRAFLRADERLRALWPRGDPGGSTAVALLVSPRFLYLAHCGDSRAVLSRAGAVAFSTEDHRPLRPRERERIHDAGGTIRRRRVEGSLAVSRALGDFAYKEAPGRPPELQLVSAEPEVTALARQQDHDEFVLLASDGVWDTMSVADLAGLVASRLRLGLTPELLCAQLLDTCLCKGSLDNMTCIVVCFPGAPRPCEEAIRRELALNAALDSRVAELCASAQEPPSLSSVFRTLASENIQDLPPGGGLHCKAITIAEAYTRLCQAAEGNPQTRRDGAGKLTSTPLASDMGACQQLFSGPRG from the exons ATGGCCGCCCTAGTCCGCCAGCTGCAGCGTCTCCTGCGGGGTCCTTGCACGGAAGAGGCGGACAGGGAGCCTGGGGGCTCGGAGGAGGGAGAGCGCGCGGTCCCCGCCGACGGCGGCCCGGGACCTCGGCGTCTCCTAGCGGCGCCGCGCTGCTTCCAGAGGCCGCACGGGGGCGCGTCGTCGTCGCGGGGCCTGCGCTTCGGGGCGAGCTCGGCGCAGGGCTGGCGCGCGCGCATGGAGGACGCTCACTGCACTTGCCCGTCTTTAGCCGGGTCGCCGCCGGGGCTCGGCGACTGGGCTTTCTTCGCGGTGTTCGACGGTCACGGCGGGGCTCGAGCCGCCCGTTTCGGTGCACGTCACCTCCCGGGTCTCGTGCTGGAGGAGCTGGGCCCCGAACCCCGCGAACCCGAAGGCGTACGCGACGCCCTGCGCCGAGCCTTCCTGCGCGCCGACGAGCGTCTGCGCGCGCTCTGGCCCCGCGGGGACCCCGGCGGCTCCACGGCGGTGGCGTTGCTGGTGTCCCCTCGATTCCTCTACCTGGCTCACTGCGGGGACTCCCGAGCCGTGCTGAGCCGCGCAGGCGCCGTGGCCTTCAGCACCGAAGACCACCGTCCCCTCCGACCCCGCGAACGCGAGCGCATCCACGACGCCGGTGGCACCATCCGCCGCCGGCGCGTCGAGGGCTCCCTGGCCGTGTCGCGTGCGCTCGGGGACTTCGCCTACAAGGAGGCTCCGGGGAGACCTCCCGAGCTGCAGCTCGTTTCTGCCGAGCCCGAGGTGACCGCCCTGGCCCGCCAGCAAGACCACGACGAGTTCGTGCTCCTGGCCTCCGATGGCGTGTGGGATACCATGTCCGTTGCTGACCTGGCCGGGCTGGTAGCATCGCGACTCCGCCTGGGCCTGACCCCGGAGCTGCTCTGCGCGCAGCTGTTGGACACGTGTCTGTGCAAG GGCAGCTTGGACAACATGACTTGCATCGTGGTCTGCTTCCCCGGGGCCCCCAGGCCCTGTGAGGAGGCGATCCGAAGGGAGTTGGCCCTGAATGCAGCCCTGGACAGCAGAGTCGCTG AGTTGTGCGCCTCTGCTCAGGAGCCCCCTAGCCTAAGCTCGGTGTTCAGGACTCTGGCCTCAGAGAACATTCAGGATCTGCCTCCTGGCGGAGGCCTGCACTGCAA GGCCATCACCATCGCTGAAGCTTATACTAGACTCTGCCAAGCCGCAGAGGGAAACCCGCAG ACGAGGCGGGACGGGGCCGGGAAACTCACCAGCACCCCTTTGGCCTCTGACATGGGTGCCTGTCAACAGCTGTTCTCTGGCCCGCGGGGCTGA
- the Rtn2 gene encoding reticulon-2 isoform X2, with translation MGQVLPVFAHCKEAPSTASSTPDSTEGGNDDSDFRELHTAREFSEDDEEETTSQDWGTPRELTFSYIAFDGLVGSGGRRDSTARRPRPLGRSVSEPRDPPPQPGLGDSLESIPSLRQSPEPGRRADPDAVPAAERPLEDLRLRLDQLGWAARSVGSGEDSATSSSTPLEDEDPDGVEAQEAGEEQFPLARFSPPEALTTQPGPSSGTPEAPTPPPPQSQDSNSGSDEPLLAEEEEPWGPLEREPITGQCLGSSDQSELTVELRLLVADLLYWKDSRTSGAVFTGLMVSLLCLLHFSIVSVAAHLALLGLCATISLRVYRKVLQAVHRGDGANPFQAYLDMDLTLTREQTDRLSQQIASHVVSMATQLRHFFLVEDLVDSLKLALLFYILTFVGAVFNGLTLLILGVIVLFTVPLLYRQHQAQIDQYVGLVTSQLSHIKAKIRAKIPGTGALASAASAVSGSKAKAE, from the exons ATGGGGCAGGTCCTGCCGGTCTTCGCCCACTGCA AAGAAGCTCCATCCACAGCCTCTTCTACCCCAGATTCCACAGAAG GAGGGAACGACGACTCGGATTTTCGAGAACTCCACACAGCCCGAGAGTTCTCGGAGGACGACGAGGAGGAGACCACGTCGCAGGACTGGGGCACCCCCAGGGAGCTGACTTTTTCCTACATCGCCTTCGACGGCTTGGTGGGCTCCGGGGGTCGGAGGGATTCCACTGCCCGTCGCCCTCGGCCCCTGGGACGCTCGGTTTCCGAACCCCGAGACCCACCCCCGCAGCCGGGCCTGGGGGACAGCTTGGAGAGTATCCCCAGCCTGAGGCAGTCCCCAGAGCCTGGACGTCGTGCTGACCCTGACGCCGTCCCCGCTGCGGAGCGTCCACTGGAGGACCTGAGGCTCCGTTTGGATCAGCTGGGCTGGGCTGCTCGgagtgtgggatctggggaggatTCGGCCACCAGCAGCTCCACGCCGTTGGAGGACGAGGACCCAGATGGAGTGGAAGCCCAGGAGGCTGGGGAAG AACAATTCCCACTTGCTCGGTTCTCACCACCCGAGGCATTGACTACTCAACCTGGCCCAAGCTCTGGGACTCCCGAAGCtcctaccccacccccaccccaatcgCAAGATTCGAACTCTGGGTCCGACGAGCCCTTACTGGCGGAGGAGGAAGAGCCGTGGGGGCCTTTGGAGCGGGAGCCAATCACAGGACAGTGCCTCGGTAGCTCGGACCAATCAGAATTAACAGTGGAGCTACGCCTTCTAG TGGCGGACCTGCTCTACTGGAAGGACAGCAGGACGTCCGGAGCCGTGTTCACGGGCCTCATggtctccctcctctgcctcctgcactTCAGCATCGTGTCCGTGGCCGCCCACCTGGCTCTGCTGGGGCTCTGTGCCACCATCTCTCTCAGGGTTTACCGCAAAGTGCTGCAGGCTGTGCACCGCGGCGATGGCGCCAACCCCTTCCA GGCTTATCTGGACATGGACTTGACCCTGACTCGGGAACAGACGGACCGTCTGTCCCAGCAGATCGCCTCCCACGTGGTCTCTATGGCCACCCAGCTGCGGCATTTCTTCCTGGTGGAAGACCTAGTGGATTCCCTCAAG ctgGCTCTCCTCTTCTACATCTTGACTTTTGTGGGTGCCGTCTTCAATGGATTGACTCTTCTCATTCTGG GGGTGATCGTCTTGTTCACAGTCCCTCTGCTGTACAGACAGCACCAG GCCCAGATCGACCAGTATGTGGGGCTGGTGACCAGTCAGTTGAGCCACATCAAAGCTAA GATTCGAGCAAAGATCCCAGGGACCGGCGCCCTTGCCTCAGCAGCATCTGCAGTCTCCGGGTCCAAAGCCAAAGCCGAATGA
- the Rtn2 gene encoding reticulon-2 isoform X1 encodes MGQVLPVFAHCKEAPSTASSTPDSTEGGNDDSDFRELHTAREFSEDDEEETTSQDWGTPRELTFSYIAFDGLVGSGGRRDSTARRPRPLGRSVSEPRDPPPQPGLGDSLESIPSLRQSPEPGRRADPDAVPAAERPLEDLRLRLDQLGWAARSVGSGEDSATSSSTPLEDEDPDGVEAQEAGEEQFPLARFSPPEALTTQPGPSSGTPEAPTPPPPQSQDSNSGSDEPLLAEEEEPWGPLEREPITGQCLGSSDQSELTVELRLLGTATDWLKTFLDVYEVPSLELSPPLWTAIGWVRKGPSPRTPPQVPLKWAESPKQRCPRSLSLSESEMEGQVADLLYWKDSRTSGAVFTGLMVSLLCLLHFSIVSVAAHLALLGLCATISLRVYRKVLQAVHRGDGANPFQAYLDMDLTLTREQTDRLSQQIASHVVSMATQLRHFFLVEDLVDSLKLALLFYILTFVGAVFNGLTLLILGVIVLFTVPLLYRQHQAQIDQYVGLVTSQLSHIKAKIRAKIPGTGALASAASAVSGSKAKAE; translated from the exons ATGGGGCAGGTCCTGCCGGTCTTCGCCCACTGCA AAGAAGCTCCATCCACAGCCTCTTCTACCCCAGATTCCACAGAAG GAGGGAACGACGACTCGGATTTTCGAGAACTCCACACAGCCCGAGAGTTCTCGGAGGACGACGAGGAGGAGACCACGTCGCAGGACTGGGGCACCCCCAGGGAGCTGACTTTTTCCTACATCGCCTTCGACGGCTTGGTGGGCTCCGGGGGTCGGAGGGATTCCACTGCCCGTCGCCCTCGGCCCCTGGGACGCTCGGTTTCCGAACCCCGAGACCCACCCCCGCAGCCGGGCCTGGGGGACAGCTTGGAGAGTATCCCCAGCCTGAGGCAGTCCCCAGAGCCTGGACGTCGTGCTGACCCTGACGCCGTCCCCGCTGCGGAGCGTCCACTGGAGGACCTGAGGCTCCGTTTGGATCAGCTGGGCTGGGCTGCTCGgagtgtgggatctggggaggatTCGGCCACCAGCAGCTCCACGCCGTTGGAGGACGAGGACCCAGATGGAGTGGAAGCCCAGGAGGCTGGGGAAG AACAATTCCCACTTGCTCGGTTCTCACCACCCGAGGCATTGACTACTCAACCTGGCCCAAGCTCTGGGACTCCCGAAGCtcctaccccacccccaccccaatcgCAAGATTCGAACTCTGGGTCCGACGAGCCCTTACTGGCGGAGGAGGAAGAGCCGTGGGGGCCTTTGGAGCGGGAGCCAATCACAGGACAGTGCCTCGGTAGCTCGGACCAATCAGAATTAACAGTGGAGCTACGCCTTCTAG GAACTGCCACGGATTGGTTAAAGACCTTCTTGGATGTTTACGAAGTTCCAAGTTTGGAGTTGTCCCCACCTCTCTGGACAGCCATTGGTTGGGTACGAAAAGGCCCCTCCCCTCGTACCCCCCCCCAAGTCCCACTGAAGTGGGCAGAATCCCCGAAGCAGAGGTGTCCCCGCAGCTTATCTCTCTCGGAATCGGAGATGGAGGGTCAAG TGGCGGACCTGCTCTACTGGAAGGACAGCAGGACGTCCGGAGCCGTGTTCACGGGCCTCATggtctccctcctctgcctcctgcactTCAGCATCGTGTCCGTGGCCGCCCACCTGGCTCTGCTGGGGCTCTGTGCCACCATCTCTCTCAGGGTTTACCGCAAAGTGCTGCAGGCTGTGCACCGCGGCGATGGCGCCAACCCCTTCCA GGCTTATCTGGACATGGACTTGACCCTGACTCGGGAACAGACGGACCGTCTGTCCCAGCAGATCGCCTCCCACGTGGTCTCTATGGCCACCCAGCTGCGGCATTTCTTCCTGGTGGAAGACCTAGTGGATTCCCTCAAG ctgGCTCTCCTCTTCTACATCTTGACTTTTGTGGGTGCCGTCTTCAATGGATTGACTCTTCTCATTCTGG GGGTGATCGTCTTGTTCACAGTCCCTCTGCTGTACAGACAGCACCAG GCCCAGATCGACCAGTATGTGGGGCTGGTGACCAGTCAGTTGAGCCACATCAAAGCTAA GATTCGAGCAAAGATCCCAGGGACCGGCGCCCTTGCCTCAGCAGCATCTGCAGTCTCCGGGTCCAAAGCCAAAGCCGAATGA
- the Rtn2 gene encoding reticulon-2 isoform X3, giving the protein MGQVLPVFAHCKEAPSTASSTPDSTEGGNDDSDFRELHTAREFSEDDEEETTSQDWGTPRELTFSYIAFDGLVGSGGRRDSTARRPRPLGRSVSEPRDPPPQPGLGDSLESIPSLRQSPEPGRRADPDAVPAAERPLEDLRLRLDQLGWAARSVGSGEDSATSSSTPLEDEDPDGVEAQEAGEEQFPLARFSPPEALTTQPGPSSGTPEAPTPPPPQSQDSNSGSDEPLLAEEEEPWGPLEREPITGQCLGSSDQSELTVELRLLVADLLYWKDSRTSGAVFTGLMVSLLCLLHFSIVSVAAHLALLGLCATISLRVYRKVLQAVHRGDGANPFQAYLDMDLTLTREQTDRLSQQIASHVVSMATQLRHFFLVEDLVDSLKLALLFYILTFVGAVFNGLTLLILGVIVLFTVPLLYRQHQAQIDQYVGLVTSQLSHIKAKEREWACQGLLPLQTNS; this is encoded by the exons ATGGGGCAGGTCCTGCCGGTCTTCGCCCACTGCA AAGAAGCTCCATCCACAGCCTCTTCTACCCCAGATTCCACAGAAG GAGGGAACGACGACTCGGATTTTCGAGAACTCCACACAGCCCGAGAGTTCTCGGAGGACGACGAGGAGGAGACCACGTCGCAGGACTGGGGCACCCCCAGGGAGCTGACTTTTTCCTACATCGCCTTCGACGGCTTGGTGGGCTCCGGGGGTCGGAGGGATTCCACTGCCCGTCGCCCTCGGCCCCTGGGACGCTCGGTTTCCGAACCCCGAGACCCACCCCCGCAGCCGGGCCTGGGGGACAGCTTGGAGAGTATCCCCAGCCTGAGGCAGTCCCCAGAGCCTGGACGTCGTGCTGACCCTGACGCCGTCCCCGCTGCGGAGCGTCCACTGGAGGACCTGAGGCTCCGTTTGGATCAGCTGGGCTGGGCTGCTCGgagtgtgggatctggggaggatTCGGCCACCAGCAGCTCCACGCCGTTGGAGGACGAGGACCCAGATGGAGTGGAAGCCCAGGAGGCTGGGGAAG AACAATTCCCACTTGCTCGGTTCTCACCACCCGAGGCATTGACTACTCAACCTGGCCCAAGCTCTGGGACTCCCGAAGCtcctaccccacccccaccccaatcgCAAGATTCGAACTCTGGGTCCGACGAGCCCTTACTGGCGGAGGAGGAAGAGCCGTGGGGGCCTTTGGAGCGGGAGCCAATCACAGGACAGTGCCTCGGTAGCTCGGACCAATCAGAATTAACAGTGGAGCTACGCCTTCTAG TGGCGGACCTGCTCTACTGGAAGGACAGCAGGACGTCCGGAGCCGTGTTCACGGGCCTCATggtctccctcctctgcctcctgcactTCAGCATCGTGTCCGTGGCCGCCCACCTGGCTCTGCTGGGGCTCTGTGCCACCATCTCTCTCAGGGTTTACCGCAAAGTGCTGCAGGCTGTGCACCGCGGCGATGGCGCCAACCCCTTCCA GGCTTATCTGGACATGGACTTGACCCTGACTCGGGAACAGACGGACCGTCTGTCCCAGCAGATCGCCTCCCACGTGGTCTCTATGGCCACCCAGCTGCGGCATTTCTTCCTGGTGGAAGACCTAGTGGATTCCCTCAAG ctgGCTCTCCTCTTCTACATCTTGACTTTTGTGGGTGCCGTCTTCAATGGATTGACTCTTCTCATTCTGG GGGTGATCGTCTTGTTCACAGTCCCTCTGCTGTACAGACAGCACCAG GCCCAGATCGACCAGTATGTGGGGCTGGTGACCAGTCAGTTGAGCCACATCAAAGCTAA agagagagaatgggcatgccagggcctcctgccactgcaaacgaactcctga